In Sodalis ligni, a single genomic region encodes these proteins:
- the mtnC gene encoding acireductone synthase, protein MIKAVVTDIEGTTSDIRFVHQVLFPYARERLSEFLRRREHEPEVAAALSELRHEIARPGATVADMIAELFSFMDEDRKSTALKMIQGMIWREGYLKGDFQGHLYPDVAPRLAEWRQQGISLYAYSSGSVEAQQLLFGYSESGDLRPLFNGYFDTRIGAKRQAASYRNIAARLQCPPKEILFLSDIIQELDAAREAGWRTCQLIRDPVKCPPLHPQATHFNQIDLQELAS, encoded by the coding sequence ATGATCAAGGCCGTCGTGACCGATATCGAAGGTACCACCAGCGATATCCGCTTTGTACATCAGGTCCTGTTCCCTTATGCCCGGGAGCGGCTGTCCGAATTCCTGCGCCGGCGCGAACATGAACCGGAAGTGGCCGCGGCTTTGTCGGAATTGCGCCATGAAATAGCCCGTCCCGGCGCCACCGTAGCCGATATGATTGCTGAATTGTTCAGTTTTATGGATGAGGATCGGAAATCCACCGCCCTGAAAATGATACAGGGCATGATTTGGCGTGAAGGCTACCTGAAAGGGGACTTCCAGGGCCATCTCTATCCCGACGTCGCTCCCCGGTTGGCTGAGTGGCGGCAACAGGGAATCTCCCTTTATGCCTACTCTTCCGGCTCGGTAGAAGCGCAGCAGCTGCTGTTTGGCTACAGCGAGTCGGGAGACTTGCGTCCGCTGTTCAACGGCTATTTCGACACCCGCATAGGGGCTAAACGACAAGCGGCATCCTATCGCAACATTGCCGCCCGCTTGCAGTGCCCGCCTAAGGAAATACTTTTTTTATCAGACATTATCCAAGAGCTTGATGCCGCGCGGGAGGCGGGCTGGCGTACCTGTCAGCTGATTCGGGACCCGGTGAAATGCCCGCCGCTGCATCCCCAGGCAACTCATTTTAACCAAATTGATTTACAGGAGCTGGCCTCATGA
- a CDS encoding leucine-rich repeat domain-containing protein, giving the protein MNFSTLKTCYSTAAFESIECVGLLSNELYDSWGYWQNQAAHGSDELRQIAVDMLEDCWQRKCNQLSLVDLNLTTLPPNMSHLYWLEILDVHNNKLTSLPNDLPPNLRKLNVGYNRLKKISARMLTDLKELNAANNKLSRLPTHLPDSLEFLDVQNNRLSRLSEKPPLSLRVLSINKNQLKIVPAAWARLGIDVAAHGPAAAFFTVDEREAGDHNDEDVMSAIQAVSEPALSNRLRESSQPRWRLAFVAGWDALCQKISVKKC; this is encoded by the coding sequence ATGAATTTTTCAACATTAAAGACATGCTATTCCACTGCGGCATTTGAAAGTATTGAATGCGTTGGATTACTCAGTAACGAATTGTATGACTCATGGGGTTACTGGCAAAATCAGGCGGCTCACGGCAGTGACGAATTGCGGCAGATAGCCGTGGATATGCTTGAGGACTGCTGGCAAAGAAAATGTAATCAATTAAGCTTGGTCGATCTTAATCTCACCACCCTGCCGCCTAATATGTCGCATCTTTATTGGTTGGAAATACTTGACGTCCACAATAATAAGCTGACATCCCTGCCGAACGATTTGCCGCCGAATCTGCGCAAGCTCAACGTCGGCTATAACCGGCTAAAAAAAATTTCGGCGAGGATGCTTACCGATTTAAAGGAGCTAAACGCCGCCAACAATAAATTAAGCAGGCTGCCGACGCATTTGCCCGATTCCCTCGAGTTCCTTGATGTCCAAAATAACCGGCTATCGCGCTTATCGGAAAAACCGCCATTATCGCTGCGCGTTCTTTCAATCAATAAAAACCAGCTAAAAATAGTGCCTGCGGCATGGGCCCGCCTGGGCATCGACGTTGCCGCGCACGGACCTGCGGCGGCGTTTTTCACGGTCGATGAGCGGGAAGCCGGCGACCATAACGACGAAGACGTTATGTCCGCGATACAGGCGGTATCGGAACCCGCCTTGTCAAACCGGCTGCGAGAATCATCCCAACCCAGGTGGAGGCTCGCGTTCGTCGCCGGTTGGGATGCCCTGTGCCAAAAAATATCCGTAAAAAAATGTTAG
- a CDS encoding putative quinol monooxygenase: MITVIAEIKVKPGRREAVLAAIQALRPNVLAEDGCGEYTLLTDYKAQVPWRKTAPDSIFMLEQWKSIRHLEQHQQAPHMDAHRAHIRNDVMDVTFHILEKRTD; encoded by the coding sequence ATGATCACGGTAATTGCAGAAATCAAAGTGAAACCGGGACGACGAGAAGCGGTTTTGGCTGCTATCCAGGCACTGCGGCCCAACGTGCTGGCCGAAGATGGCTGCGGTGAATATACTTTGCTGACCGACTACAAAGCGCAAGTGCCGTGGCGAAAAACCGCCCCTGACTCCATCTTCATGCTGGAGCAGTGGAAAAGCATACGTCATCTTGAACAGCATCAACAGGCGCCGCATATGGATGCGCACCGCGCCCACATCAGGAACGACGTCATGGATGTCACTTTCCATATTCTGGAGAAGCGTACCGATTGA
- the parE gene encoding DNA topoisomerase IV subunit B — translation MTQETYNADAIEVLSGLEPVRRRPGMYTDTTRPNHLGQEVVDNSVDEALAGHAKRIEVILYADQSLEVTDDGRGMPVDIHTEEGVPAVELIMCRLHAGGKFSNKSYQFSGGLHGVGISVVNALSTRVDVTVRRNGNIYGIAFENGDKVEDLSIKGTCPKRNTGTSVHFWPDPQFFDSPRFSASRLTHLLKAKAVLCPGVEIVFIDQVNNTEQSWCYQSGLTDYLNQAINGLITLPEAPFVGSFASDTETVDWALLWLPEGGELLTESYVNLIPTPQGGTHVNGLRQGLLDAMRDFCEYRNILPRGVKLSAEDIWERCAYVLSVKMQDPQFAGQTKERLSSRQCAAFVSGVVKDAFSLWLNQNIQVAEQLAELAISSAQRRLRASKKVVRKKLTSGPALPGKLADCTAQDLARTELFLVEGDSAGGSAKQARDREYQAIMPLKGKILNTWEVSSDEVLASQEVHDISVAIGIDPDSDDLSQLRYGKICILADADSDGLHIATLLCALFVRHFRPVVKGGHVYVAMPPLYRIDLGKEVYYALDESEKAGVLEQLKRKKGTPNVQRFKGLGEMNPLQLRETTLDPNTRRLVQLTIDDEDVEQTLLMMDMLLAKKRSEDRRNWLQEKGDEAEIEV, via the coding sequence ATGACACAAGAAACCTATAATGCCGACGCGATAGAAGTGCTCAGCGGACTGGAGCCGGTGCGCCGCCGTCCCGGCATGTATACCGATACCACGCGCCCCAACCATTTGGGACAAGAGGTTGTCGATAACAGCGTCGATGAGGCGCTTGCCGGCCATGCCAAGCGCATTGAGGTGATTCTTTACGCCGATCAATCCCTGGAAGTGACCGATGACGGCCGCGGCATGCCCGTGGACATCCATACGGAAGAGGGCGTGCCGGCGGTGGAACTGATCATGTGCCGCCTGCACGCGGGCGGTAAGTTTTCCAACAAGAGCTATCAGTTTTCCGGCGGCTTGCACGGCGTCGGCATCTCGGTGGTGAATGCACTTTCCACCCGGGTGGATGTCACCGTTCGCCGCAACGGCAATATTTACGGCATCGCCTTCGAGAACGGCGATAAAGTAGAAGATCTGTCGATAAAAGGCACCTGCCCCAAACGCAATACCGGCACCAGCGTACATTTTTGGCCCGATCCGCAGTTCTTCGACAGCCCGCGCTTTTCCGCCTCGCGCCTGACCCATCTGCTGAAGGCGAAAGCGGTGCTCTGTCCCGGCGTTGAAATTGTGTTTATCGATCAGGTGAATAACACTGAGCAGAGCTGGTGCTATCAGTCCGGCCTTACCGATTATCTCAATCAGGCGATCAATGGCCTGATTACCCTGCCGGAAGCGCCGTTTGTCGGCAGCTTCGCCAGCGATACCGAAACGGTGGATTGGGCGCTGCTCTGGCTGCCGGAGGGCGGCGAGCTGTTGACCGAAAGTTATGTCAACCTGATCCCAACGCCCCAGGGCGGCACCCACGTTAACGGCCTGCGGCAGGGGCTGCTGGACGCTATGCGGGACTTCTGCGAATACCGCAATATCCTGCCCCGCGGCGTCAAGCTGTCGGCGGAAGATATTTGGGAGCGCTGCGCCTACGTGCTGTCGGTGAAAATGCAGGACCCGCAGTTCGCCGGCCAGACCAAGGAACGGCTCTCTTCCAGGCAGTGCGCCGCTTTTGTTTCCGGCGTGGTGAAAGATGCGTTCAGCCTGTGGCTGAATCAGAATATCCAAGTCGCCGAGCAGTTGGCGGAGCTGGCGATTTCCAGCGCCCAGCGGCGCCTGCGGGCGTCGAAAAAAGTGGTGCGCAAAAAGCTCACCAGCGGACCGGCCCTGCCGGGCAAATTGGCGGATTGCACCGCCCAGGACCTGGCCCGTACCGAACTGTTCCTAGTGGAAGGTGATTCGGCGGGCGGTTCGGCCAAACAGGCGCGGGATCGCGAATACCAGGCCATCATGCCGCTGAAGGGCAAAATCCTCAACACCTGGGAGGTCTCTTCCGACGAGGTGTTGGCGTCCCAGGAAGTGCATGATATTTCGGTGGCCATCGGTATCGATCCCGATAGCGATGATTTAAGCCAGTTGCGCTACGGCAAGATTTGTATCCTGGCGGATGCCGACTCGGACGGTCTGCATATCGCCACCCTGCTGTGCGCCTTGTTCGTGCGGCATTTTCGACCGGTAGTGAAAGGCGGCCATGTCTACGTCGCCATGCCGCCGCTCTATCGCATCGACCTTGGCAAAGAGGTCTATTACGCCTTGGACGAGAGCGAGAAAGCCGGCGTGCTCGAACAGCTCAAACGCAAAAAAGGTACGCCTAACGTGCAGCGTTTCAAAGGGCTGGGGGAAATGAATCCGCTGCAACTGCGGGAGACGACCCTCGATCCCAACACCCGCCGGCTGGTGCAACTGACCATTGATGATGAAGACGTGGAACAAACGCTGCTGATGATGGATATGCTGTTAGCGAAGAAACGCTCGGAAGACCGGCGCAACTGGCTGCAGGAAAAAGGCGACGAAGCTGAAATCGAAGTATGA
- a CDS encoding methylthioribulose 1-phosphate dehydratase codes for MIVTQQLAELVAACHWIGAKGWCPATGGNMSVRLDGQTCLISESGQDKGCLEAEHFLRVDILSQRVDDNRRPSAETALHTLIYRRDPLVGAILHTHSVNATVLSLAQAGDSLVLNGYEMQKSLAGVHSHLTPVTVAIFDNDQDIAALAERVAARDKLEGLRHGFLVRGHGLYCWGRDVKEARRHLEGLEFLFQCALQRRLLEAK; via the coding sequence ATGATAGTGACTCAGCAATTAGCCGAGCTGGTGGCCGCATGCCATTGGATCGGCGCAAAGGGCTGGTGCCCGGCCACCGGCGGCAATATGTCGGTACGCCTGGACGGGCAAACCTGCCTTATCAGCGAGTCGGGCCAGGATAAAGGCTGCCTGGAGGCCGAACATTTTTTGCGGGTGGATATTCTGAGCCAGCGGGTGGACGACAACCGCAGACCGTCGGCGGAGACCGCACTGCATACGCTGATTTATCGCCGTGACCCGCTGGTAGGGGCGATATTGCATACCCATTCGGTGAATGCCACCGTACTCTCGCTCGCGCAAGCGGGTGATTCGCTGGTCCTGAACGGATATGAAATGCAAAAATCCCTCGCCGGCGTTCATAGTCATTTAACTCCGGTGACCGTCGCAATATTCGATAACGATCAGGATATCGCCGCCCTGGCGGAGCGGGTGGCGGCCCGCGATAAGCTTGAGGGACTGCGTCATGGTTTTCTGGTGCGCGGCCACGGCCTGTATTGCTGGGGACGGGATGTTAAAGAGGCCCGACGCCATTTGGAAGGGCTGGAGTTCCTGTTTCAATGCGCGTTGCAGCGTCGTTTGCTGGAGGCGAAATGA
- the glpT gene encoding glycerol-3-phosphate transporter gives MLSLFKPAAHRPRVPDQSTDPLYRRLRRQLFLGIFFGYAAYYLVRKNFALAMPQLMEQGFSKGDLGIALSGVSLAYGISKFVMGSVSDRSNARLFLPTGLFLAGAVMLFMGLVPWATSGIAIMYVLLFICGWFQGMGWPACGRVMVHWWSHKERGPIVSVWNCAHNVGGGIPPLLAMVGMALFGDWHSKLYLPALAAMAMALVAWLLVRDTPQSCGLPPIEEYKNDFPEHYDGENAEQELTTREILLKYVLPSRLLWYIALANVFIYLLRYGILDWSPTYLKEVKHFTLEKSSWSYFLYEYAGIPGTLLCGWMSDKVFNRNRGATGVFFMVLVTIATVVYWLNPAGNPGVDMLCMLVIGFLIYGPVMLIGLHALELAPKKAAGTAAGFTGLFGYLDGSMAASAVIGYTVDFFGWDGGFMVMIGGCVLAVLLLLLTMLSDTKRPALTDAAAE, from the coding sequence ATGTTAAGTTTGTTCAAACCCGCCGCCCATCGGCCAAGGGTACCGGATCAGAGCACCGATCCTCTTTATCGCCGTTTGCGCCGGCAATTGTTTCTCGGCATTTTTTTTGGCTATGCCGCTTATTATCTGGTGCGGAAAAACTTCGCCCTGGCGATGCCCCAACTGATGGAACAGGGATTTTCAAAAGGAGATCTGGGCATTGCCCTGTCCGGCGTTTCCCTGGCTTATGGTATTTCCAAATTTGTCATGGGATCGGTTTCCGACCGGTCCAATGCCCGCCTGTTTCTACCCACCGGCCTGTTTCTCGCCGGGGCGGTAATGCTTTTCATGGGGCTGGTGCCCTGGGCAACCTCCGGTATCGCCATCATGTATGTCCTGCTGTTCATCTGCGGCTGGTTTCAGGGCATGGGCTGGCCCGCCTGCGGCAGGGTGATGGTGCACTGGTGGTCCCATAAGGAACGGGGGCCGATTGTCTCGGTATGGAACTGCGCCCACAATGTCGGCGGCGGTATACCGCCACTATTAGCCATGGTGGGCATGGCCTTGTTTGGCGACTGGCACAGCAAACTCTATCTACCGGCGCTGGCGGCCATGGCCATGGCGCTGGTGGCATGGCTGCTGGTGCGCGATACTCCGCAATCCTGCGGACTGCCGCCCATCGAAGAATATAAAAATGATTTTCCGGAGCACTACGACGGGGAAAACGCCGAACAGGAACTCACCACCCGTGAAATCCTGTTGAAGTACGTCTTGCCCAGCAGGTTATTGTGGTACATCGCGCTGGCGAACGTTTTTATCTATTTGCTGCGCTATGGCATTCTGGACTGGTCGCCCACCTACCTGAAAGAAGTGAAACACTTCACGCTGGAAAAATCGTCCTGGAGCTATTTTCTTTATGAATACGCCGGTATTCCCGGTACCTTGCTGTGCGGCTGGATGTCCGACAAGGTCTTTAACAGAAATCGCGGCGCCACCGGCGTCTTTTTCATGGTGCTGGTGACCATCGCCACGGTGGTGTACTGGCTCAATCCGGCCGGCAACCCCGGTGTGGACATGTTGTGCATGCTGGTCATCGGTTTCCTGATTTACGGTCCGGTCATGCTGATCGGCCTGCATGCGCTGGAGCTGGCGCCGAAAAAAGCCGCCGGTACCGCCGCCGGTTTTACCGGCCTGTTCGGTTATCTGGACGGTTCCATGGCCGCCAGCGCCGTTATCGGCTATACCGTGGATTTTTTCGGCTGGGACGGCGGTTTCATGGTCATGATCGGCGGCTGCGTCCTGGCGGTGCTGTTGCTGTTATTAACCATGCTCAGCGACACAAAACGGCCTGCCTTAACCGACGCCGCAGCGGAGTAG
- the mtnA gene encoding S-methyl-5-thioribose-1-phosphate isomerase yields the protein MQNINATSLRVLDNRLWILDQQALPQQKNWYRVTTVHELIDHVRALRVRGAPLIGLTASLLLGLLAEQGMSRTELLSALAQLLAARPTAVNLMNNLARMGEALATADYSDAMGREALRLVEEDRALCEAIAGHGATLVSPGSRLLTHCNTGGLATAGIGTALGVIRRAHRQGKVKRVWVGETRPLLQGGRLTAWELGELSIPYTLMCDSMAAGLMARGEVDAVWAGADRIAANGDVANKIGTYGLAVLAHYHGVPFYVAAPHTTHDAACADGGAIPIEQRDAGEVTGVSGGFGSCRWAPEGAEVYNPAFDVTPASLISAWVLDSGVITSGQVAAGIFRRPLVR from the coding sequence ATGCAGAACATTAACGCCACCAGTTTGCGGGTGCTGGATAACCGCTTGTGGATATTGGATCAGCAGGCGCTGCCGCAGCAAAAAAACTGGTATCGGGTCACCACTGTGCATGAGCTTATTGATCATGTCCGCGCCCTTCGGGTACGCGGCGCGCCGCTGATTGGTTTGACCGCCAGCCTGCTGCTGGGCCTGCTGGCGGAGCAAGGGATGTCGCGCACGGAGCTGTTGTCCGCGCTGGCGCAATTGCTGGCGGCGCGCCCCACCGCCGTGAATCTGATGAATAACCTGGCGCGGATGGGCGAAGCGCTGGCAACGGCGGATTATAGCGATGCCATGGGACGGGAAGCGCTGCGGCTGGTGGAGGAAGATCGGGCGCTGTGCGAGGCTATCGCCGGCCATGGCGCGACGCTGGTGAGTCCCGGCAGCCGCCTGTTGACCCATTGCAATACCGGCGGGCTGGCTACCGCCGGTATCGGCACCGCGCTGGGAGTGATACGCCGCGCGCATCGACAGGGCAAAGTGAAACGGGTGTGGGTGGGTGAAACCCGGCCGCTGCTGCAGGGCGGACGCCTGACCGCCTGGGAGCTGGGCGAACTGTCCATACCCTATACCCTGATGTGCGATTCCATGGCCGCCGGGCTTATGGCCAGGGGCGAGGTGGACGCCGTTTGGGCGGGGGCGGATCGCATCGCCGCCAACGGCGATGTGGCCAATAAAATCGGCACCTATGGCCTGGCGGTGCTGGCGCATTACCATGGCGTCCCGTTTTATGTCGCCGCGCCCCATACCACCCATGACGCGGCGTGCGCCGATGGGGGTGCGATTCCTATCGAGCAGCGGGATGCGGGGGAAGTTACCGGCGTAAGCGGCGGTTTCGGCAGCTGCCGCTGGGCGCCGGAAGGCGCGGAGGTTTATAATCCGGCCTTTGATGTGACTCCTGCATCACTTATCAGCGCCTGGGTGCTGGATAGCGGCGTTATTACCTCCGGGCAGGTGGCCGCGGGGATTTTCCGGCGACCGCTGGTTAGATAA
- the mtnK gene encoding S-methyl-5-thioribose kinase, producing the protein MCPLTGTLTAADAVDYARRYAGLSDAETLINAEEVGDGNLNLVFKILDGQGVSRVVVKQALPYVRCVGESWPLTLDRARIEAETLLAHGRYCPQHTVRVLHHNAGLAVMIQEDLSSMTIWRRELAYGRYYPQAARQLGEYLARTLFHTSDFYQHPHEKKAEVGRFSNPEMCQITEDLFFTDPYGGHDRNSYEPALNEAVASLQSDSDLKLAVAALKHRFLTKAEALLHGDIHTGSIFVAEDRLKVIDAEFGYYGPIGFDIGTAIGNLLLNYCGLPGLLGPSEAAAGREQRLQDIGELWQAFAERFRTLAAENTRDLALAESGYASCFLRQVWTDALGYCGTELIRRTIGLAHVADLDTVTDAAMRHKCQHHALKLGKMLILSAPHIDDAAALMACIRQGG; encoded by the coding sequence ATATGTCCGCTTACCGGTACGCTTACCGCCGCCGATGCCGTTGATTATGCCCGCCGTTATGCCGGGCTCAGCGACGCGGAAACGTTGATAAACGCCGAGGAAGTGGGGGATGGCAATCTCAATCTGGTGTTTAAAATCCTCGACGGCCAAGGCGTTAGCCGGGTAGTGGTCAAACAGGCGTTGCCCTATGTGCGCTGCGTCGGCGAATCATGGCCACTCACCCTCGATCGCGCCCGTATCGAGGCAGAAACCCTCCTTGCCCATGGCCGTTATTGTCCGCAGCATACCGTGCGAGTCCTGCATCATAATGCCGGTCTGGCGGTGATGATTCAGGAGGATTTGTCTTCCATGACCATCTGGCGGCGGGAGCTGGCCTATGGCCGCTATTATCCCCAGGCCGCCCGCCAATTGGGGGAGTATCTGGCCAGAACCCTGTTTCATACCTCGGATTTCTATCAGCATCCCCACGAAAAAAAAGCCGAGGTGGGCCGGTTCAGCAATCCGGAAATGTGCCAGATCACTGAAGATCTGTTTTTCACCGATCCCTACGGCGGCCACGACCGTAACTCCTACGAGCCGGCGCTGAACGAAGCGGTGGCCTCATTACAAAGCGATTCCGATCTCAAGCTGGCGGTGGCGGCGCTTAAGCATCGTTTCCTCACTAAAGCGGAAGCATTGCTGCATGGCGATATCCATACCGGATCGATCTTTGTCGCCGAAGACCGGCTAAAGGTTATCGATGCGGAGTTCGGTTATTACGGCCCCATCGGGTTTGATATCGGCACCGCCATCGGCAATCTGCTGCTGAACTACTGCGGCCTGCCGGGATTGCTGGGGCCGTCTGAGGCCGCCGCGGGCCGTGAACAGCGTCTGCAGGATATCGGCGAACTGTGGCAGGCCTTTGCCGAGAGATTCCGGACGCTAGCGGCGGAAAACACCCGAGACCTCGCCCTTGCCGAATCGGGCTATGCCAGCTGTTTCCTCCGGCAGGTCTGGACCGATGCCCTGGGTTATTGCGGTACCGAATTGATTCGCCGTACCATCGGCCTGGCCCATGTGGCGGATCTGGATACCGTGACCGATGCCGCCATGCGGCATAAATGCCAGCATCATGCATTGAAGCTGGGTAAAATGCTGATCCTGTCGGCGCCGCACATCGACGATGCGGCGGCGTTGATGGCCTGCATACGGCAGGGTGGCTAA
- a CDS encoding 1,2-dihydroxy-3-keto-5-methylthiopentene dioxygenase, protein MSALTIFTDSDASRPIWRSRDADAIRGQLNAVGVRFERWRADRELGGDPQPEEVLAAYQQAIQRLVAEKGYQTWDVISMRADHPQRQELRAKFLSEHTHGEDEVRFFVEGSGLFCLHIAGKILQILCEKNDLISVPAGTPHWFDMGAAPHFTAIRLFDNPEGWVARFTGDPIADNYPRLER, encoded by the coding sequence ATGAGCGCGTTAACCATTTTCACCGATTCCGATGCGAGCCGGCCCATTTGGCGAAGCCGTGACGCCGATGCCATCCGCGGGCAGCTGAATGCGGTCGGCGTCCGTTTCGAACGCTGGCGAGCCGACCGCGAACTGGGCGGCGATCCGCAGCCGGAGGAGGTCCTTGCCGCTTATCAACAGGCCATCCAACGGCTGGTGGCGGAGAAAGGCTATCAAACCTGGGACGTGATCAGCATGCGCGCAGATCACCCCCAACGGCAGGAGCTGCGCGCCAAATTCCTCTCTGAACATACCCATGGTGAAGATGAGGTGCGGTTTTTTGTCGAAGGCTCTGGTCTGTTTTGCCTGCACATCGCGGGGAAAATCCTGCAAATCTTGTGCGAAAAAAACGATTTGATCTCCGTGCCGGCGGGCACACCCCACTGGTTCGATATGGGTGCCGCGCCGCATTTCACCGCCATCAGACTGTTCGACAATCCCGAGGGCTGGGTAGCCCGCTTCACCGGCGATCCCATCGCCGATAACTACCCGCGGCTGGAACGCTAA